The Pseudoalteromonas translucida KMM 520 genome segment GTGTGTTTCATCGTATTGAGCGCGATGTAGAAAACGACCGCGACTTTGTTATTCAAGGTGGCGGCTACGATAAAAACTACGACGGGCTACACGAAAACGATCCTATTTTTAACGAAAGCGGTAACGGCTTAAAAAACGATATGTATAGCATAGCTATGGCGTATCAAGACCGCCAACCTCATTCAGGAACGCGCCAATTCTTTTTTAATATGGACGATAACGACCATTTAAACCCTGGCAGAGAATGGGGTTTTGCGGTATTTGGCAATGTAATGGACGGCTACGACACGCTAGATAAAATTATGGCGGTAAAAACCGGATTTAACGAAAAAATTGGCTACGACTTTGTACCCAAAGAGCCTGTAGTTATTTTAAATATTAAATTACTTGAACAAGTCCCCCTGTAACTTTTAAAAGAGCAGCCTAGCTGCTCTGTGTTAAAGCCAATGAAGGCCCTATGAGCAAAACACTCTCTATTCGCGAATATTTTTCTTATTTTAAAGACAAACGCCTTATCAATATTTTTATATTTGGTATGAGTAGTGGTTTTCCGTGGGTGCTCATAGGCTCTGTTATGTCGGCATGGCTAAAAGACGAAGGCTTAAGCCGCAGTATGATTGGCTTATTTGGCATTGTATTTGGCGCTTACAGCATTAACTTTTTATGGTCGCCGTTAATTGATCGTACCAAACTCCCCTTTTTATACAAATGGTTAGGCCAACGCCGAAGCTGGATACTGTTTTGCCAAAGCTTTATTTTACTTGGCACTCTACTATTAGCAGGGCTTGATTTAAAAGCCAATTTAGCACTCGTCGCCGTACTGTGTTTATTAATAGCCATAGCCTCTGCCACTCAAGATATTGCTATTGACGCATTTAGAATAGACGCCCTTGGCGAAAATGAATCTCACAAAGCGACTGCCGCCGCCGCCATGGCAACTTCGGGTTGGTGGTCTGGTTATGCGCTACTTGGGGCCATTCCGTTTTATATGGCCGATATACCCTCGATAGATTGGCCGCAAGTATATTACTTTTTATCCGCCATAATGCTGCTACTAATGAGCTGTGTATTTTGGGCAAAAGAGCCTGAATCAAACCGTGAAGCAGTCCATGCCGAGCTTGAGCGGGTATACCTTGAAAAACTTGCCGCCAGCAAGCAAACACCATTAACTAAAACACTCGCTTGGCTTGCAGTTACTGTGGTTGATCCGTTTAAAACCTTTTTTGCTAAAAATGGCGTTAAAACCGCGTTGGCACTGCTTGCATTTATTTTCTTATTTAAAATTGGCGAAGCATTTTTGGCTCGCATGTCGATTGTATTTTATAAAGAGGTTGGCTTTAGTAATACCCAAATAGCCAATTACTCTAAGCTAGGCACCGGATTAATTACCATTGTATTTGCTTTTTTAGGCAGTATTTTTAATCATAAATACGGCATTGTTAAAGGCTTATTTATTAGTGGTGTAGCAATGGCTGCATCCAATTTAATGTTTTCTTGGATTGCACTTGCCGGCCCACAAGAGCATTTATACGCCATGGCTATTGTGGTTGATGGTTTTACTCAAGCATGGTCGTTGGTTGCTATGGTGGCATTTATATCTATGCTATGCGACAGAGCCTTTAGTGCAACACATTATGCGTTACTTGCGTCGTTGGGTAATTTGGGGCGTACTTTATTGTCGAGTTACAGTGGCGTAGTAATAGATGATTGGCTGGCGGGTAATTGGTCGCTATTTTTTATTCTTACTGCATTAATGGTGTTGCCATCGTTGATATTTTTATACTTAATTCGTCATAAACTGTATCAGCTAGAACGTAATTATCACCAAAACACTTAAGTTCAATATTTAAGATTAATTAGTTACTTGGCATACTTAAAGGTGCATTAAAATATGCCAAGTAACTTGTGGCTATTAATCAACTTTAAGTAAGTTTAATGCCTCATGCGGATCAACTTCAAGTGCATTACAGTAGCGCACAAATTCAATTACATCTAAACGGCGCTCTTGGTTTTCAATTTTGCCGATAAACGAATGCGGTGTACCCAATAACTGCGCTAAACTGCGCATTGTATGCCCTTTGTCATGACGTTTACTTTTAAGCCATTTGGTCAGTTTTGCATTTTCTTCTGATGAAACTGTTTTACCCATCATGTACATCTCCTACTTAATGCTGTGTAAATACTAATTGATGCAATTTATTAATAACGCTCAGTGAGTACATTGCACAACAGCCTAATTAGGCATTGATTGCAACTCAGCTTTACTAATTACAAATTACTCATTGCGAGCTAAAAAACGCTATAAATAATATTTACTTATTGTGGTGGTGAATGAAATTTTGCCCGTCTCATTCTTATATATTGTATACTATTAACTCATTGGTAAAATGGCTAATTACATTCTGCGCAGGTTAAATAATGAATACATATTTACCAAGCCTGAATAGATAGCTTAAACTATTAATAAATATTTGTAACACTTTTGTTCCATTTTAGTGGTACATGTTTATGCTTAATCAATAACGAGCACCCAAAAAGGCTAAATAATGTTCAGGCTACTTTTTTTACTTCCTATTATACTGTGCTTAGGCTGGTGTTTTTTTCTTCGCCACCATGGTGTGCCTATTAAAAAAGGTAAAAGAGGCTTTGTATATATACTTGCGTTTTCCACTTTTGTACTTGGTTTTTTTATATTAATGATGCAAATAACCGAATTCACTCCTAGCGAATTTTAGGCATTAAAAAAGCCGCAAAAGCGGCTTTAATATTTTATTGTTTACCTAATTAAATAGTAAAGCTTGAACCACAACCACAGGTTGTAGTTGCATGAGGATTAGTTACAAAAAAGCGTGCGCCTTCTAATCCTTCAGTGTAGTCAACTTCACCGTCTACTAAATATTGTAAACTCATCGGGTCAACCACCAGCATCACACCATTTTTGACGATTTCTAAATCACCTGGATTGGCCTTTTCATCAAAGGTAAAACCGTACTGAAAACCAGAACAACCACCACCCGTTACATATACGCGTAATTTAAGTTCTGGATTTTCTTCTTCATCGATTAACTGTTTAACACGATCGGCTGCCGCGTCAGTGAACTTAATTGGTAATTCTTCAGACATTTTAAAAACCCTCAATATCGTAATGATGTGATTATCTAATACCCGAGTGTTTTAATCAAGTATAGTAAAATAAAGGTTGCAGGCACTCGCTCCTGCTAAACCTAATATTGAGTCCAACGTCGCTTATTTGCGTATTTTAACGTTAACTTTTCTATAAATGTAATTATTTTACAAAATCACAACGACTTAGCGAGTGGCTTTTGCTAAAATGACCGCTGAAAAATGCTGCGGGGAAATAAAGCATGTGGCTTGAGCAACTCAGGCGTCGATTAGCCAAACCTAAAACATCCGTACAATTATGCTTATTAGGCGTAAGTGCCGGATTAATAGCTGCATTTTTTATTATTTTATTTCGCTTAACGATTCTTTTTTTCCAAAGTATATTTTTAGAAACTCCCGACGACTTTACCACCCTCCCCACTTTAGAACGCGTATTAATGCCCCTTATTGCGGCACTCTTAATTGCGCTTTTTGCGGCCTTTACTGGCTTTAAGCATTATCGTTTGGGTATTCCGTTTGTAATTCATCGTATTAAACGCCATTACGGGCAAATGCCACTGTATAACACCCTAAACCAATTTGTTGGTGGTGCATTAGCTCTGATCAGCGGCTTTTCGGTGGGACGCGAAGGGCCTTCGGTGCATTTAGGTGCAACGGGGGCAAGTATCTTAGCAACTAAATTGCACTTACCTCATAATGCCATGCGTACCCTTAGTGGCTGTGGCATTGCAGCTGGTATTGCCGCCTCGTTTAACACGCCGTTAGCAGCGGTTATTTTTGTAATGGAAGTAGTACTTCGAGAATATAAAGTACATATATTTGTGCCAATAATGCTTGCAGCTGTTACAGGTGCACTGGCTACACAGTTTGTATTTGGCGAAGGCTCAGAGTTAGCACTTATAAGCATTGCACCGCTAAGTGGCTGGCATTACCCGTACTTAATATTGTGTGGCATGGCGCTGGGCGCAATAGCCTATAGTTTTAATCAAAACTTAATGTTAATTATTAAAACGTTTAAACCACTTAGTATGTTTCCTCGCTTACTTATTGCCGGCTGTATTGCCAGCTTAATCGCGTATACCGTCCCCCAAGCAATGGGGTCGGGTATGAGTGCAATTACTATTGCGGTTGAATCTCCTGAAGACATGCAATTATTAACCACTATTTTAATTGCTAAATTACTCGCCACATTATTCGCGATAGGTTTGGGTATTCCCGGTGGTTTAATTGGGCCGGTTATAGGGCTGGGGGTTTTAATTGGTACTTTAATGGCCTTTTTTGCCCAGTTTATTAGCCCAGGTACAGATATAGCAGGCACTTATGGTGTACTTGGCATGGCGGGGTTATTAGCGGCAACACTGCATGCACCGCTTGCGGCTTTAACCACAGTGATGGAGCTCACTTCATCTCCAGAAATAATAGTGCCGGCCATGATAGTGATTACCACCGCTTATGTTACCGCGCTGCAAGTGTTTGGTAATCGCTCGATATTTTTACAACAACTCGACTTTCAAGAGTTACCTTACCAGGTCTCACCCGCTACTGAGGCGCTGCAAAAAGTAGGGGTAATGGATGAAATGGATGAAGACTTTAAGTTACTTTACTCCGACGATAAACAACAAATAAAAAACACCCTTGATGCGATGGACAGCCAAACCCCATTAATTGTATTTGATGAAGAAAACGGCTACCGACTGGCTGAATATGACTTGAGTTTAATGTCGGATCAAGCAACTAACCTTAGCTATATTAGTTTGGCCGGTATTAGCAGCCAAGCCACTTTAGCTGATGCGTTTGAGCTATTAAATGATAAGCGCAGTGGCGCATTGTATGTATATAACTTATTAGATAATCAACAAATTATGGGGTTATTACGTTGGGATCAAATCCATCATATTTTAACCATTCGTAATAGCTTACTTTAATTAAAATGAGGGTAATATGAGCGCATTATTAATTTACAAAACCTTGCATATATTTTTTATGATTGCCTGGTTTGCCGGTATTTTTTACTTACCACGGCTATTTGTGTACCACGCTATGAGCGAAGAAAGAGCATGCAACTCTATGCTTAAAGTAATGGAGCGTAGGCTGCTTTTTTTTGTCACTCCATTTGCCGTGTTAACCGCGGTATTTGGTGTACTCACCATAGTTGAATATGGCCGCGATTGGTTTAAGTACAGCATGTGGTTGCATTATAAACTGGTGCTAGTAATTATTTTATACCTATACCATGGATACTGTTTTAAGCTTTTAGCCGATTTTAAACATGACCGTAACACTAAAAGTGACCGTTTTTATCGTATTTTTAATGAGTTACCCGTTATAGCACTATTAATAATAGTGGCACTGGCGGTAATAAAACCCAGTTTATAATAAAACGTTTCTAGGTAATTTACTCTGCCAACTAGCTAGGTAACTTTGCTATAATATGCGCGATTGCGTGCTCCTTTAAGGATTATCGCGCCTTTTTGAATAA includes the following:
- a CDS encoding peptidylprolyl isomerase yields the protein MKRLFLICLSLFFSTTTLAAQEGRFVQKDNIFPRVEIVTSLGSIVIELDRSKAPITANNFLTYVMDKSYQGSVFHRIERDVENDRDFVIQGGGYDKNYDGLHENDPIFNESGNGLKNDMYSIAMAYQDRQPHSGTRQFFFNMDDNDHLNPGREWGFAVFGNVMDGYDTLDKIMAVKTGFNEKIGYDFVPKEPVVILNIKLLEQVPL
- a CDS encoding AmpG family muropeptide MFS transporter, with protein sequence MSKTLSIREYFSYFKDKRLINIFIFGMSSGFPWVLIGSVMSAWLKDEGLSRSMIGLFGIVFGAYSINFLWSPLIDRTKLPFLYKWLGQRRSWILFCQSFILLGTLLLAGLDLKANLALVAVLCLLIAIASATQDIAIDAFRIDALGENESHKATAAAAMATSGWWSGYALLGAIPFYMADIPSIDWPQVYYFLSAIMLLLMSCVFWAKEPESNREAVHAELERVYLEKLAASKQTPLTKTLAWLAVTVVDPFKTFFAKNGVKTALALLAFIFLFKIGEAFLARMSIVFYKEVGFSNTQIANYSKLGTGLITIVFAFLGSIFNHKYGIVKGLFISGVAMAASNLMFSWIALAGPQEHLYAMAIVVDGFTQAWSLVAMVAFISMLCDRAFSATHYALLASLGNLGRTLLSSYSGVVIDDWLAGNWSLFFILTALMVLPSLIFLYLIRHKLYQLERNYHQNT
- a CDS encoding helix-turn-helix domain-containing protein, giving the protein MMGKTVSSEENAKLTKWLKSKRHDKGHTMRSLAQLLGTPHSFIGKIENQERRLDVIEFVRYCNALEVDPHEALNLLKVD
- the erpA gene encoding iron-sulfur cluster insertion protein ErpA, giving the protein MSEELPIKFTDAAADRVKQLIDEEENPELKLRVYVTGGGCSGFQYGFTFDEKANPGDLEIVKNGVMLVVDPMSLQYLVDGEVDYTEGLEGARFFVTNPHATTTCGCGSSFTI
- a CDS encoding chloride channel protein encodes the protein MWLEQLRRRLAKPKTSVQLCLLGVSAGLIAAFFIILFRLTILFFQSIFLETPDDFTTLPTLERVLMPLIAALLIALFAAFTGFKHYRLGIPFVIHRIKRHYGQMPLYNTLNQFVGGALALISGFSVGREGPSVHLGATGASILATKLHLPHNAMRTLSGCGIAAGIAASFNTPLAAVIFVMEVVLREYKVHIFVPIMLAAVTGALATQFVFGEGSELALISIAPLSGWHYPYLILCGMALGAIAYSFNQNLMLIIKTFKPLSMFPRLLIAGCIASLIAYTVPQAMGSGMSAITIAVESPEDMQLLTTILIAKLLATLFAIGLGIPGGLIGPVIGLGVLIGTLMAFFAQFISPGTDIAGTYGVLGMAGLLAATLHAPLAALTTVMELTSSPEIIVPAMIVITTAYVTALQVFGNRSIFLQQLDFQELPYQVSPATEALQKVGVMDEMDEDFKLLYSDDKQQIKNTLDAMDSQTPLIVFDEENGYRLAEYDLSLMSDQATNLSYISLAGISSQATLADAFELLNDKRSGALYVYNLLDNQQIMGLLRWDQIHHILTIRNSLL
- a CDS encoding CopD family protein produces the protein MSALLIYKTLHIFFMIAWFAGIFYLPRLFVYHAMSEERACNSMLKVMERRLLFFVTPFAVLTAVFGVLTIVEYGRDWFKYSMWLHYKLVLVIILYLYHGYCFKLLADFKHDRNTKSDRFYRIFNELPVIALLIIVALAVIKPSL